CTATGCATCGCGGATACAACCGAGTTGGACTTCAATGGACAGGAGATCGAGGGGCTGGGTCCATTGAGCTATGAAGTGCAACGGGGGATGTATTTGCATCCGACCTATGCGGTGACACCCGATCGCGAGCCGCTGGGTGTGCTCGACGCGTGGATGTGGGCGCGAGAGCCCCGCGAGGCGGATGGTTCACGGGGCGGGCTCAAGGAGAGCGTACGCAGGATCGAAGGGTATGAGCGGGTGGCCGGGCAAGCTGCGCGGTTGCCCCGCACCCGCCTGGTCTACGTGGTGGACCGCGAAGGGGATATCGGTGCGCTGATGGCACGTGCGCAGGCGCAGGGACACCCGGCTGACTGGCTGATTCGCTGCCGACATGACCGCAGTCTGGACGAGGCGGGCAAGCTGTGGGATCGCCTGCAGGCCAGTGCCAAGCTTGGGGAACTCACCTTCACGTTGCCGCGACGCGCAGGCAGCCCGGCGCGCCAGGTCACGCAAGCCTTGCGCGCACAACGGGTGAAGCTGGCCGGCCATGGTGGCGTGGAATTGACCTGCATTGAGGCACGGGAGATCGGAGCGCGGGCCGGCGTCAAGCCCGTGGTGTGGCGGCTGCTGACCAACCGCGAAGCGCTGGACGCGCAGGCCATCATCGAGCTGGTGGATTGGTACCGAGCGCGCTGGGAGATCGAGATGTTCTTCCACGTGCTCAAGACCGGGTGCAAGGTCGAGACCTTGCAGCTAGCGCAAATCGATCGAGTCGAGCGCGCGCTGGTGCTGTACATGATCGTGGCTTGGCGCATTGCCCGGCTGATGCGGCTGGGTCGGACGTGTCCGGACCTGGATGCCGCGCGGTTCTTTGATGCCGACGAAATACGAGGCGCCCATCTGCTGGCCAAGAAGACTGCGCCGAAAACGCCGGTCACGCTCAACCAGATGATCCGCTTGGTGGCCTCGCTCGGCGGCTTCCTCGGACGCAAGAGCGATGGTGAGCCCGGCGCCAAGACCATCTGGATCGGCCTGCAGCGCACCATGGACGCCGCTTCTACGATTCAAGCGCTCAGAGGCAGTCCCTGACTTCTGTATAACGAGGTGGCTTGAGGCCGGCCAGCGCCGAAGCGCTATGGCCCCGATCACAGGAATCGGATTTTCGGCGGCCGCCTCAAAGAACCGAACGTCGTAGTGTCAACGCAAGGCAGCTTACTTGTAGAGCAATTGCTGACGCGTGTCGTCGAGAACGGGGCGCAGAGCCTCGCTGATGCGTGTCGAAACGTCGGCCGAGCAAATCATGGCAGGGCTGCGGTCGCTCAGCGTGCGGTTGACCTTCAACACTCGGCCGTCCAGTGAATAGCGGCTTTCGTAGCTGAGCAACTCCGTATCCACCTTTGCCCCCTCGGGCAGCGACAGCACTTGCAACTTCTCGGGCAGCGTGATGACGTATTCCTCCGTGCTGGCACCGGGCAGGCAAACGGTATCCTGTGGCTCCACCGGCAGCAAGGCTTGCTCGGCAAAACGGCCCACCGCCGCCTCGGTATACAGCCAAGGACTGATTTCGAACCCGCCCGATCCGGGATAGCGGACAGCCTTTTTCACCTTGAACGTGCCCCTGTAGGAAAACTGGGCCACCAGCGGACGCGGGTCGTCGAACTCAAAGGTGCCATCGGCCTCCAGGCCATAGCGGCGGAACACTTCGCGAATGAAGCGTGCCTGTGTATCTTTGCCGACATCGAGCAGGCGCTGGCGTGCCCGCTCGGCAAACCGCCCGGTCACCCGCACAACCATGTCCCCCTCGACAGAGCCATCGTTGTCGATACGCAGGCGCGAGCTCAGAACCTGGGTGTTATCGCCCTTGTCGACCGGAGTGCGGGTCGGCACATCCGATGCCGCGCTCAGCACCGGCTTGCCCTGGTCCGCCACCGGCAGCCGGCCAAACACGGTGCCGCCGTCCGTGGCATCCACGAAAAGCTTGAGTTCCGGCAGGTAGTTGATGACATGGTTGACCGTCGAAGCCACGACGATCTTGGGCAGCTTGTAGACATTGCCCGAATTGACGAGCACTTGTTCGCTGGCAATGCCTTGGGCTGCCAGCAAGGCTTGCATAAGCGTCGCGTGATCCTTGCAGTCGCCCATCTTCGCGTCGAGGACGACATCCAGGTCACGGGGGACAACGGCACCGATTCCCACGCAGTTGCCGCCATAGCTGATGTTCTGGCTGACCCAGTCGTAAATGGCGTGGGCCTTGTCTTCAACCGCGCCGCGCTCGCCCACGATCTGTGCGGCGAGCTGACGCACGCGCGGCGTCACTGCCGCCTTTGGCGTGGCGCGCTCGACATAGCTTCGGGCCAGATCGGTCCAGTCGGTGAAGCTGCTCAACGCAACCCCGGGCTCAGCTTCCGGATCAACCACCGACCAGTCATTGCGATCGGTGAGCTGGGGCACCTTGTTCTCCCAGGTCCAGGTCAAATGCTGGCGCCCGCCCTTGACCACAGCGCTTTCCTGCACATCACGCGCGGCGTATTGCAAGCGCATGGCCGCCGGTGCATCCACGCTGACGACAGCATGATCGATGGCCAGGCTCCGCGCGAAACTCCGGTCGATCGAAAGCTTGCCGGGAAAGAGCGGCTCGACTGTAGAGGTGCGGTACTTCAGCACCGTGCTATCTCCCACGGCCAGATCCGGGAAGATCAAACCGATGCTGCTGTAATCCGAGAACATCGCCGTCGCACCCTTGCGCCCCTCGTCCTTGCGCATCTGCCAGCTTGCCCGCGGCACAGGAACGCGGCGTCCATTGGCCTTCAGCGTATAGGCCTCGAGCACGTCGACTTTCTGCGCGCTGCGACTGAAGCTGAGCGTATGCTGCTTGGCGCTTTCGAGCGCGCCGGTCTTCAGCACCTGCACCGACACCGCGACCGTGGAGACGTCTTTGCCATCAAGTCCAATGACGTGGCTTTCGTTGTAAGACACGACCCGAACGGCCGGATCCTGGGCCGGCCGCTCCATTGCGGCCGGTGCGGCCGGAGCCGAGGTCTGAGCAGCGCACGGCAAAGCCAACGCGGCCGCCGACAATACGAGGACGCGCCCCGGCGAGACTGAATTTTTCATAGGTTTTTGCGATTTCTTTTGGGGAGAGCCGCCGCAATTTACCGCTTCGATACTGAACAAATCAAAACCCGCACAGTATCGAAAGCAAATTGCAAAGACCGGTAGGGTATTCAAATGCTTGGAAACGTCAAGAATGCATCCCCTCCTTGCCTTGTCCTACGTGTTGGTCCCCTGCTCCAGGCAATCATCAGATGACGAATGGTACTACTGCAGCGGACCTGGCCCTCAAGCCATCGTCTTATACATAACTCTTGCCTCATTTTTGAGCGCACCCTCCTGGAACCCCTTGAAATAAGGCGCTGCGGGTTGTCGACCGCTGAATGATGGCGGTTCGGCGCTCACAAGCCGGCTCCAGTAAGTCATTGATTTTTAAGGGGTGCGGCGAGATGTGTATAAGACGATGCCCTCAAGCAGGTTGCCGGGAAGCCTGACACATCGGGACGCGCTCCCAATCCCTATTATTTGGCTTGACAAACCCGGGAAATGAGTCCACCGGCACATCCGGGCAAAATTCCCCCCAATCAAGCTCCGGGTAAGCAATTTCGAACCCAATCAGACATTCACTCAGTAGAATCGCCGCCTTCACGGCCAAAAGCAGAAGCGAAAAGACTGTGCAGACCAAAATCCCGTTCCGAAATCATGCTCCCCACGGGTGGTGGGTTGCGACGTATATTCTCCGGGCCGCCTGGGACGACCAGGCCGAGCCCGTTGAAGACGAGGCATGCTGCGCCTGGGAAAACACGATTCTCCTGCAGGCGGATCATCGCGAAACCGCCTACTCGAAAGCGCAGGCATTTGCAGCCGAGGCGTGCACGGAATTCGAAGACACCTCGGATCCAACCCGAAAAGGGAAATGGGTACTCGAAGGATTGACGAGCCTTCTCCCCATTTATGAGGAATTTGAAGACGGTGCGGAAATCATCTGGACCGAATACGCATCCATTCCGGTGCAAAAAATTCGCTCATGGATTCGCCCCAAGGAACGATTGGAAGCATTTGACGACACGCCCGGGCGCGCTGAGCTCGGGTAAGCGCGGGTGCGCGAACCCGCAGATACGCTGCGAATTCGGCGACACGCCTCACGAGCGAGCCCTCGCTGCGGGCGGGCGCATGGCGCATTGTTTGAAAGCCGGCCACATCGCAGCGTCTGCGCTTCCGGCGACTAGCATGCTCGGCGCCGGGGCGTCCCCGGCAGTCGCTTCCTGCGCCGGACCATCTCGCACAACACGCCAGGGCGGACGGGACGAGTGTTAGTGCAGACTTCGGCACACGCCCCTGCCAGCGGGCCGGTCGTTCCACCCGCTCGGCGGCTGCCGCAAGCCCGTCTGCCGTGAGCGGTCGGCGATGCGCGTCGGTGCCGCCCGGCCCGCCCGGGTTCGGGCCACGTTTCCATCCATGCCTCAGCGAGCCGCCGGCAGCCCGTGGGGGAATGCCACCGATTGAAACAGGCGCGTCGCAGCGGCGCGAAACATCGGGGATTAAAAATCCCGCCGGAATGATCGCTTGAGCAAAAACAGGCGGCCTCGATTCTCGGCGGTTACAACTGACATAAGCACGAAGAATTTGCAACGATGTGCATGCCGACATAGGCTCCAGCACGCGGCAAAACAAAACGCTACAAAACGCCATTCCCCGCTTTCCGGTGTGAATCGCGCGAATACAGCAATCCGGCAAAAACGCGGAATATACCGCGCACATCACATCAACATCAAACGCGGTTTAAAAGGTGAGGGGGGATCGTCAGCATCACCATCCCCGGCATTCGACACTTCGACCATCCGTCATCAGCGGCTGGCGCGGGATGCATTACGTCCGCGCAGCACGAATTGACTGGATTCAGTACCACGACGCATGCTCGATTGCCGGCATGGCGGTATCGCTTTTGTTGTTTTCCCGGGGTCGCCGAAAACCGGCAAACAGAGTAGGCACCAATGTAAAAGGGGACCATCATGGCAGAAGCACATACACCAGCTCGAGGCAAGGTCGGGGCAGATGCCAGCCAGCACCTGACCATCAACGTGATGACAACGATGAACGTCGATGCCATCCTCGCGGGCAATTCGAATCTGAGCAAAGACCCGATTCACCCCACCGCGATCGGGCACGCCTACATTTACATGGTTTCCGATGACCCGCGCGGCTGGAGCACCGGAAGCGACCCCGGCAATATCACGCTCAATGCCCACGTCGAGGACACCCTGTCGTTCTACTGCACCAGCACCTCCGGCAATTCGGACAGCGCGGCCTTTATCTACGCGCTGTCGGGCGGTGGGACCGTTCTCAACCCATCGCATGTCAACGTCATCACGCTTCAGGGCGCGGCCCAGCCGACGGCTCCCAACGGCTATCCGTTCAAGAATGTCCCGGAAAGCTTTTCCAGGTGCGATGCCCTGGTCGGCGCCCAGGGAACGGCCCAGAATTTCTGGGCTTGCGCCGCGCTGTTCACCGTGGACGACAACAACGAAAATCAAGTGCTGGCCGGATACGTTACCTGGGATCCGACCGTGATCGTCGCTTGATCCATTGCCGGCGATTCAACCGTCGATACGACAGGGGCTGGCGGCAGCGTCTCTTCGCCAGTCCCGCCCGGCCTCGATCCGGCACTCAGGCACGCCCGGCGGCATCGCCCTTGGCCCGGCGTTGCGCCTGTCCGGTGACGCCGGCACCGGCCGACGCTGCGGGCGCATCCGGATCGTGCCTGGCGGCCCCCCGGTCCTTGCCGCCCTCGGCCCTGCGCCGCCCCAGATAGACATGCAGCGGCGCCATGCCGGCCGCCGCCAGGCCGAGCACCCAGTGAACGCAGCTGATCCAGGGGCGGGTCTGTTCGTCGCCGGCGTAGTACAGCCCGTATCCGGTCGCGATCAGCAGCAGCACCAGCCCCAGCATGAACAGGCCCGAGCGGTGGTTTCTGCGCATCTGCCAGGCCCGGCTGACATGGCCGGGCAGCAGCGAGCCCAGCGCCACCAGGAAGGCCATGGCTGCGGCACCGTGCACACGCAGCCACCAGGGCTCGGACGGGTGCGGCGCATCGCCGAATGCCCCCTGCCCGCCCAGCAGGTCATGCGCGGCCAGCCAGCCGAGGCCCGAGACGCACAGCACGGTGGCGGTCGCATAGAGCCAGCGCTTGTGCCGCTGGCTGAGCCGCACCGGCAGCCGCAGCACGGAGGGAGAAGTCATGGTGTGCCGGTCCTTTGCAGCAGCGGGGCACCGCACAGGCCGATGGCCTGCGCGCTGACGACCACGGCCTGCGCGTTGAAACGATCGAGCATCTCGGGCGCGCGCCGCTGCGCGAGGCGCACCACCTTGGTCAGCGCATCTGCCGTCATGCAGTCGGCGGCCACCACGCTGATGCTGTCTTCCCAGACAGCGCAGGCTTGCCGACCGGGATCGACCAGCGGATCGATCTGCCGGCCATCGCGCTCGACGCCGGCGAAATAGCCGCTGGATGTCGCGATCGCCAGGTCGTGCAGCCAGCCCAGCGGCACCAGCGTGGCGGGCGCATCCGGCCGGCGCGCATGGATCGGCTCCGCCCGGCCGAAGCAGCGCAGGTCGCCGCCGGCATTGACGACGCCGCTGTCCACGCGATGGGCCCGCAGCGCCGCGATCGCGCAATCGACGGCGTACCCCTTGGCGATGCCGCCCAGGTCGATCCAGCCCTTGCGGCGCCATTGCACCCGGTGGCCCGCCTGCAGGATGAGATCCCGGAAGGTCGCGCCCGGCGCGGGATGCCGCACGCCGGCGTGTCGCGGCAGAAAGCCCTGCTTCACCAGCACGCCCGCGGTGGCGATGTCGAACGCGCCATCGGACAGCTCGCCCAACGCCACGGCGCGCTCCAGGACGCAATACGTCTGCGCGTCGACGCAGACCTCGGCGCCCGCATCGGCGGCGTTGATGCGGGAGACGTCGCTGTCTTCCGCGTGAAAGCTCATCAGCCGCTGCACGCGTTCGATGGCCGCGAACGCCGCGTCGAGCGCGGCTTGCAAGACCGTGTCCGGCCCCCTGGCCGTGATGTCGACCAGGGTCCCGAGCAGCGGCCGGGCGCGGCGCAGCTTACTTGAGGGCGACGGCATAGGTGGCCAGCACCCGCTTCACGCCATCGGTGACGTGCCGCGACGACAGGGTCGCGCCGCTGATGTTGCGGATGTCCTCGTTGAGCCGCAGCGGGTCCGCCGCCGTCTTGCCGACGAACTGCTTGCGCCACTCCGGATTGCGCACCTCGTAGCCGTACGATTCGCGGTAATCCATGATCTCGATCTGGCGCGCGCTGCC
The sequence above is drawn from the Ralstonia solanacearum K60 genome and encodes:
- a CDS encoding IS4 family transposase, which translates into the protein MAGDSGAWVDEEFESLYLGDPRRDRRAKELLKRLSAHPTASIPGACNGWSETVGAYRFLGNTEIDWRDVMQPHWERTAQRAGAHPVMLCIADTTELDFNGQEIEGLGPLSYEVQRGMYLHPTYAVTPDREPLGVLDAWMWAREPREADGSRGGLKESVRRIEGYERVAGQAARLPRTRLVYVVDREGDIGALMARAQAQGHPADWLIRCRHDRSLDEAGKLWDRLQASAKLGELTFTLPRRAGSPARQVTQALRAQRVKLAGHGGVELTCIEAREIGARAGVKPVVWRLLTNREALDAQAIIELVDWYRARWEIEMFFHVLKTGCKVETLQLAQIDRVERALVLYMIVAWRIARLMRLGRTCPDLDAARFFDADEIRGAHLLAKKTAPKTPVTLNQMIRLVASLGGFLGRKSDGEPGAKTIWIGLQRTMDAASTIQALRGSP
- a CDS encoding DUF4288 domain-containing protein, whose translation is MQTKIPFRNHAPHGWWVATYILRAAWDDQAEPVEDEACCAWENTILLQADHRETAYSKAQAFAAEACTEFEDTSDPTRKGKWVLEGLTSLLPIYEEFEDGAEIIWTEYASIPVQKIRSWIRPKERLEAFDDTPGRAELG
- a CDS encoding DUF3857 domain-containing transglutaminase family protein, coding for MKNSVSPGRVLVLSAAALALPCAAQTSAPAAPAAMERPAQDPAVRVVSYNESHVIGLDGKDVSTVAVSVQVLKTGALESAKQHTLSFSRSAQKVDVLEAYTLKANGRRVPVPRASWQMRKDEGRKGATAMFSDYSSIGLIFPDLAVGDSTVLKYRTSTVEPLFPGKLSIDRSFARSLAIDHAVVSVDAPAAMRLQYAARDVQESAVVKGGRQHLTWTWENKVPQLTDRNDWSVVDPEAEPGVALSSFTDWTDLARSYVERATPKAAVTPRVRQLAAQIVGERGAVEDKAHAIYDWVSQNISYGGNCVGIGAVVPRDLDVVLDAKMGDCKDHATLMQALLAAQGIASEQVLVNSGNVYKLPKIVVASTVNHVINYLPELKLFVDATDGGTVFGRLPVADQGKPVLSAASDVPTRTPVDKGDNTQVLSSRLRIDNDGSVEGDMVVRVTGRFAERARQRLLDVGKDTQARFIREVFRRYGLEADGTFEFDDPRPLVAQFSYRGTFKVKKAVRYPGSGGFEISPWLYTEAAVGRFAEQALLPVEPQDTVCLPGASTEEYVITLPEKLQVLSLPEGAKVDTELLSYESRYSLDGRVLKVNRTLSDRSPAMICSADVSTRISEALRPVLDDTRQQLLYK
- a CDS encoding inclusion body family protein, translated to MAEAHTPARGKVGADASQHLTINVMTTMNVDAILAGNSNLSKDPIHPTAIGHAYIYMVSDDPRGWSTGSDPGNITLNAHVEDTLSFYCTSTSGNSDSAAFIYALSGGGTVLNPSHVNVITLQGAAQPTAPNGYPFKNVPESFSRCDALVGAQGTAQNFWACAALFTVDDNNENQVLAGYVTWDPTVIVA
- a CDS encoding FAD:protein FMN transferase is translated as MPSPSSKLRRARPLLGTLVDITARGPDTVLQAALDAAFAAIERVQRLMSFHAEDSDVSRINAADAGAEVCVDAQTYCVLERAVALGELSDGAFDIATAGVLVKQGFLPRHAGVRHPAPGATFRDLILQAGHRVQWRRKGWIDLGGIAKGYAVDCAIAALRAHRVDSGVVNAGGDLRCFGRAEPIHARRPDAPATLVPLGWLHDLAIATSSGYFAGVERDGRQIDPLVDPGRQACAVWEDSISVVAADCMTADALTKVVRLAQRRAPEMLDRFNAQAVVVSAQAIGLCGAPLLQRTGTP